The Anaerolineae bacterium genome includes a window with the following:
- a CDS encoding Gfo/Idh/MocA family oxidoreductase: MMDQLRVGFIGTGRISDLHALGYLGDDRARIVAVCDVNGEVARQRGQAWGVPEDRIFTDYRDLLALPDVDLVENLLPHHLHYQSTLDIAAAGKHISLQKPMALTVAQADEMIAAAKRAGVIFKVFENFIFYPPIQRAKALIDAGEIGDPLTIRIKSNSGISPNEWEIPGTAWAWRFNRETCGGGPLVFDDGHHKFSLGWYFMGEIAEEVHAWIGETEFAPGLVLDSPAAVTWKFSNNRFGLFEAVRSPELVMDTNHYAQDDRIEITGTKGVIWITRGHGKMLDIPPVILYRDRQTRAFSDMPVGWEHSFINSTRHFIDAYFKGEPPSLTAEQGREILRFALAAQESARTGRAVSLK; the protein is encoded by the coding sequence ATTATGGATCAACTGCGAGTAGGCTTCATCGGTACTGGGCGCATCTCCGACCTGCACGCGCTGGGCTACCTGGGGGATGACCGGGCGCGCATCGTCGCGGTTTGCGACGTCAACGGGGAAGTAGCCCGCCAGCGCGGGCAGGCCTGGGGTGTCCCTGAAGATCGCATTTTTACCGATTACCGGGACCTGCTGGCGCTGCCGGATGTCGATCTTGTTGAGAATCTGTTGCCCCATCACCTCCATTACCAGTCTACGCTGGACATCGCCGCCGCCGGCAAGCACATCTCCCTGCAGAAGCCGATGGCGCTCACCGTGGCGCAGGCGGACGAGATGATCGCCGCGGCCAAACGGGCCGGGGTGATCTTCAAGGTGTTTGAGAACTTCATCTTCTATCCGCCCATTCAGCGGGCCAAGGCGCTGATCGATGCTGGCGAAATCGGCGATCCGCTGACCATTCGCATCAAGAGCAATTCCGGGATCAGTCCCAACGAGTGGGAAATCCCCGGGACGGCGTGGGCCTGGCGCTTCAACCGGGAGACGTGTGGCGGCGGCCCGCTCGTTTTTGATGACGGCCACCATAAGTTCTCGCTGGGCTGGTACTTTATGGGCGAAATTGCCGAAGAAGTCCACGCCTGGATTGGTGAGACCGAGTTCGCCCCCGGCCTGGTTCTCGATTCCCCGGCGGCAGTGACCTGGAAGTTCTCCAACAACCGTTTTGGCCTGTTTGAGGCGGTTCGTTCGCCGGAGCTGGTTATGGATACCAACCACTACGCGCAGGACGACCGGATCGAAATCACCGGCACTAAAGGCGTGATCTGGATCACCCGCGGCCATGGCAAGATGCTGGACATCCCGCCGGTGATCCTCTATCGCGACCGGCAGACGCGCGCTTTCTCTGATATGCCCGTAGGCTGGGAACACAGCTTCATCAATTCGACGCGCCACTTCATCGATGCCTATTTCAAGGGTGAGCCGCCCAGCCTGACCGCTGAACAGGGGCGGGAAATCCTGCGCTTTGCGCTGGCCGCTCAAGAGTCTGCACGGACTGGCCGTGCTGTGTCGTTGAAGTAA
- a CDS encoding thiamine pyrophosphate-binding protein: MRLTGAEIVAEMLIREGVPYAIGIGGHGNLPLLDAFRQRRDRIRVIMPRHEQAAVHMADGYYRVKGQPLAVFTSIGAGASNTAIGLATAYVDSIPLLLLIGETHTYMRGVGVLQEIERQRWSDLPRMLEPAVKRSWHIDSAVQLPRAVAQAFNAMCTGRPGPTLITLPMDVQADTVEVDALNPAARRPHDRPAGDPAVIRQAAELLLQARRPVIVAGGGVILAGAEAELLALAEHVGACVVTTMQGKSAFPEQHPLYAWHMGTNATTCGNHMTVNADVILAVGVRFADKATCSYRPGQSFSIPPTRLIHVDIDPFEIGKNYPVEYGIVGDAKAVLAGLVAAVREVALPRPWQDSPYTREIAKQVQAWFASNRDLREADTTPVTMGRVITEVRRVLPQEGIVLTSSGNIQAQVFQEMPFSQPRTYISAGGFSTMGWSYPAALGAKLAAPEKPVVAMVGDGDFLMTFQEVATAVQYNIPVVAVVLNNVGWQAIRDLQKIAFADDADYATMFEQDGQPITPHIANAAAAFGAYAVRISRPDEVAPALREALAANRPAVVEVMVDTRFGTSGGLAPGWWDVPIPEYYRDRYEAYVQARREERV; the protein is encoded by the coding sequence ATGAGACTGACAGGCGCAGAAATCGTCGCCGAGATGCTGATCCGGGAGGGCGTCCCCTATGCGATCGGTATCGGCGGCCACGGCAACCTTCCGCTGCTCGATGCGTTCCGGCAGCGACGGGATCGAATCCGGGTGATCATGCCCCGCCATGAGCAGGCGGCTGTCCATATGGCGGATGGCTACTACCGGGTCAAGGGGCAGCCGCTGGCAGTTTTTACCTCTATCGGCGCAGGCGCTTCCAATACCGCCATTGGTCTGGCAACCGCCTATGTTGATTCCATCCCCTTGCTGTTGCTGATCGGGGAAACGCATACCTATATGCGCGGCGTTGGCGTACTGCAGGAGATCGAACGCCAGCGCTGGTCTGATCTGCCACGTATGCTGGAGCCGGCCGTCAAGCGGAGCTGGCACATCGACAGCGCGGTCCAGTTGCCGCGGGCGGTGGCCCAGGCCTTTAACGCCATGTGCACCGGGCGGCCCGGCCCAACCCTGATCACGTTGCCGATGGATGTGCAGGCCGATACGGTCGAAGTCGATGCGCTGAATCCAGCGGCCCGGCGGCCTCATGACCGTCCAGCGGGCGACCCGGCGGTGATCCGGCAGGCGGCAGAATTGTTGCTACAGGCCAGGCGGCCCGTCATTGTGGCGGGCGGCGGGGTGATCCTCGCTGGGGCGGAGGCCGAACTCCTGGCCCTGGCGGAACATGTCGGGGCCTGTGTAGTAACGACTATGCAGGGCAAGAGCGCCTTCCCGGAGCAACATCCCCTGTACGCCTGGCATATGGGCACCAATGCCACCACCTGTGGCAACCATATGACGGTCAACGCGGATGTCATCCTGGCGGTCGGGGTGCGTTTTGCTGACAAGGCGACCTGCTCCTACCGGCCCGGCCAATCGTTCAGCATCCCGCCCACCCGGCTGATTCATGTCGATATCGATCCGTTCGAGATCGGCAAGAATTACCCGGTGGAGTACGGCATTGTGGGGGACGCTAAGGCTGTGCTGGCCGGATTGGTGGCGGCGGTCAGGGAGGTTGCGCTGCCCCGCCCCTGGCAGGACTCTCCTTACACGCGCGAAATCGCCAAGCAGGTTCAGGCCTGGTTCGCCAGCAACCGCGACCTGCGTGAAGCAGATACGACTCCGGTGACGATGGGGCGGGTGATAACCGAGGTGCGCAGGGTCTTGCCCCAGGAGGGCATCGTACTGACCTCTTCCGGTAACATCCAGGCGCAGGTGTTCCAGGAGATGCCCTTCAGCCAGCCGCGCACATACATCTCGGCGGGCGGTTTCAGCACCATGGGCTGGTCGTACCCGGCGGCGCTGGGCGCCAAGCTGGCCGCGCCAGAAAAGCCGGTCGTGGCCATGGTGGGCGACGGCGACTTCCTGATGACCTTTCAGGAGGTGGCTACCGCCGTGCAGTACAACATCCCGGTTGTGGCGGTGGTGCTGAATAACGTGGGCTGGCAGGCTATCCGCGACCTGCAGAAGATCGCCTTCGCTGATGATGCGGACTATGCCACGATGTTCGAGCAGGATGGCCAGCCGATCACGCCGCATATCGCCAACGCTGCAGCGGCTTTCGGAGCCTATGCGGTGCGGATCAGCCGCCCGGATGAAGTCGCGCCGGCACTGCGTGAAGCGCTGGCCGCCAACCGGCCGGCTGTCGTGGAAGTGATGGTCGATACCCGCTTCGGGACTTCCGGTGGGCTGGCGCCTGGCTGGTGGGATGTGCCTATTCCGGAATACTACCGGGATCGCTATGAAGCCTATGTGCAGGCCCGGCGCGAAGAGCGCGTGTAA
- a CDS encoding transketolase: protein MHAHTDSLISELQERARQIRLDTLDMVYRRQAGHPGGSFSAAEILAALYFHHLKIDPTNPRWPERDRFILSKGHAAAALYAALARRGYFPVEDLAKWGHLDGHLQGHPDRVKTPGVEMSSGFLGHGLSVAVGMALAQRLGGPRYHIYVLMSDGCMQSGVAWEGALAAAKYRCHEVTVIMDYNDVQLDGAAHDIMPLEPLIDKWKAFGFAVLEINGHNLRQVLDALDEALEIHSMPTVILAHTTKGKGVSFMENTALWHGAVPNSEQYAQARAELLGGV, encoded by the coding sequence ATGCATGCGCATACCGACAGTCTGATCAGCGAGTTGCAGGAGCGGGCGCGCCAGATCCGCCTGGATACGCTGGATATGGTCTACCGACGCCAGGCGGGCCACCCCGGCGGATCGTTCTCAGCGGCGGAAATCCTGGCGGCGCTGTACTTTCACCATCTCAAGATTGACCCGACAAATCCCCGCTGGCCGGAGCGCGACCGCTTCATCCTGAGCAAAGGTCATGCCGCCGCGGCGCTCTACGCGGCGCTGGCCCGGCGCGGTTACTTCCCGGTGGAAGACCTGGCAAAATGGGGGCACCTGGACGGTCACCTGCAGGGGCACCCGGATCGCGTCAAGACGCCTGGCGTGGAGATGTCTTCCGGCTTTCTGGGGCATGGGTTGTCGGTTGCGGTGGGGATGGCCCTGGCGCAGCGTCTGGGTGGACCGCGTTACCACATCTATGTCCTGATGAGCGATGGCTGTATGCAGTCCGGGGTCGCCTGGGAAGGGGCACTGGCGGCGGCCAAGTATCGCTGCCATGAGGTCACGGTGATCATGGACTACAACGATGTGCAGCTGGACGGCGCAGCTCATGACATCATGCCGCTGGAGCCGCTGATCGATAAATGGAAAGCCTTCGGTTTCGCTGTGCTGGAGATCAACGGGCATAACCTCCGACAGGTTCTGGATGCACTGGATGAAGCCCTGGAAATCCACAGTATGCCGACGGTGATCCTGGCACATACCACCAAGGGCAAAGGGGTTTCCTTTATGGAAAACACGGCGCTGTGGCATGGCGCGGTCCCCAACAGCGAGCAGTACGCCCAGGCCCGCGCTGAGTTACTGGGGGGAGTATGA
- a CDS encoding IclR family transcriptional regulator, translated as MSEIKSLARGLKLLERLALAENGAGITELAAQLDIDKSSASRLVQTLASYGFAEQDPDTRRYRLGPRIVTLSRYMLTRMPLRDEAKPYLRRLVERTGEGAHLAILSQGGALYIDQVESPATLRATTGVGTVAPLHCTALGKVLLAFDPNARMPDELKAYTPRTITSPETLRMHLEQTRRQGYAIDDEEYEYGVRCVAVPVFDYRGKAVGAIGISGPAGRISLERLPELAAITKQIGQELTDRLSFRP; from the coding sequence TTGTCCGAGATCAAATCACTCGCACGCGGGCTGAAGCTGTTGGAGCGTCTGGCTTTGGCTGAAAATGGCGCCGGGATCACGGAATTAGCTGCCCAGCTTGACATCGACAAGAGCAGCGCCTCGCGGTTGGTGCAGACGCTGGCCAGCTACGGCTTTGCCGAACAGGACCCCGATACGCGCCGTTACCGGCTCGGCCCGCGCATCGTCACCCTCAGCCGCTATATGTTGACGCGCATGCCGCTCCGCGATGAGGCCAAGCCGTACCTGCGCCGCCTGGTGGAGCGGACCGGCGAGGGCGCCCACCTGGCCATCCTTTCCCAGGGGGGTGCTCTGTATATTGATCAGGTCGAATCGCCCGCTACCCTGCGGGCTACTACCGGCGTAGGCACTGTGGCCCCCCTGCATTGCACGGCCCTGGGCAAGGTGTTGCTGGCCTTTGACCCCAATGCCCGCATGCCGGATGAGCTGAAGGCCTACACGCCACGGACGATCACATCTCCAGAAACCTTGCGCATGCATCTGGAGCAGACCCGCCGCCAGGGCTATGCTATCGATGACGAGGAGTACGAATACGGCGTCCGCTGTGTAGCGGTGCCGGTGTTCGACTACCGGGGGAAGGCTGTCGGCGCGATCGGGATTTCCGGCCCGGCGGGCCGGATCAGCCTGGAACGCCTCCCTGAGCTGGCGGCGATCACCAAGCAAATCGGCCAGGAATTGACCGATCGGTTGAGCTTCCGGCCCTAG
- a CDS encoding transketolase family protein, which yields MAEVPQRQAYGMALAEYGDVNPDVVVLDADVSSSTLTKYFADRHPSRFFNLGVTEASMVNVGVGLALSGRIPFVNTFAALLTLRACEQIRTCVAYANANVKLIGGYAGLSDYKDGPTHFAINDVALMRAMPNVVVIAPADNIEAARMVRAIAEHEGPVYMRISRAAVPDVFGPDHQVHIGKGIMLRSGNDVTIIGSGSMMGRCVRAADQLVAEGVSVRLLNIHTLKPLDVDLICQAAEETGALVTAEDHSVIGGLGGAVAEALGRCCPAVLEYVGLQDTFAGTGLDTESLMDAWGLAVQDIVNAARRAMERKARRR from the coding sequence ATGGCTGAAGTACCACAACGCCAGGCTTACGGCATGGCTCTTGCTGAATACGGGGATGTGAATCCGGATGTCGTCGTCCTCGACGCCGATGTATCGTCCTCCACGCTGACCAAATACTTCGCCGATCGCCATCCATCCCGCTTTTTCAACCTGGGGGTTACGGAAGCGTCGATGGTCAATGTGGGGGTGGGGCTGGCGCTGAGCGGCAGGATTCCCTTCGTGAACACCTTCGCTGCCCTTTTGACCCTGCGCGCCTGCGAGCAGATCCGCACCTGTGTGGCCTATGCCAACGCCAACGTCAAGCTGATCGGCGGTTACGCCGGGCTATCTGACTACAAAGACGGGCCAACGCATTTCGCCATCAACGATGTCGCCCTGATGCGCGCCATGCCCAATGTTGTGGTCATCGCACCAGCGGATAACATCGAAGCGGCGCGGATGGTGCGGGCTATCGCCGAGCATGAAGGCCCGGTATATATGCGGATCAGCCGGGCAGCAGTGCCCGACGTGTTCGGCCCGGATCATCAGGTGCACATCGGCAAAGGGATCATGCTGCGGTCCGGCAACGATGTGACCATCATCGGGTCGGGCAGTATGATGGGGCGGTGCGTCCGGGCGGCGGATCAACTGGTGGCGGAGGGGGTGAGCGTCCGCTTGCTGAACATCCACACCCTCAAGCCGCTGGATGTTGACCTGATCTGCCAGGCCGCCGAGGAAACTGGCGCCTTGGTGACGGCGGAGGATCACAGCGTCATCGGCGGGCTGGGCGGGGCAGTGGCCGAGGCGCTTGGCCGCTGTTGCCCGGCGGTGCTGGAATATGTCGGGTTGCAGGATACCTTTGCTGGTACCGGGCTGGACACTGAATCATTGATGG